The proteins below are encoded in one region of Triticum aestivum cultivar Chinese Spring chromosome 1B, IWGSC CS RefSeq v2.1, whole genome shotgun sequence:
- the LOC123149243 gene encoding putative disease resistance protein RGA1, which translates to MAEYAVGPLISMLKDKVSSYLLQRYKVMDGMEEQREILERKLPAILNIIEDVEEEVAYRSGVSAWLKALKKVACKANDVFDEFKYEALRRGAKEKGHYKKLGFDIVSLFPAHNPIVFRYRMGKKLCRIVRIIEVLVEEMNTLGFKHLQPAPPSKQWRITDSVIIDSEEDIVSRSRDEEKKKIVSILIGQASDGSDLIVLPIVGMGGLGKTTFAQLVYNDPAIKEYFQLRRWCCVSDDFEVVKIANSICETNENDRDKALQNLQNEVSGKRYFIVLDDVWNEDADKWKKLRTCLKHGCKGSAVLMTTRKEKVAEIMKMCIDDSHDLGKLPKVFLKEIFESRAFFSQKPNAAELGDTVEKILDRCGGSPLAAKAFGSMLSTKTSMKEWMNILTRSNSCDAKKEVLPILKLSYEDLPSHLKQCFAFCAVFPKDYEIDLEILIQLWMAHDFIPLKEGDNLEKVGREIFNELTWRSFFQDVKRSHPKEKQSELRSRTVCKIHDLMHDIALSVMGKSCLTIVDRPDQKELLSAGATHHLFSSYHFTGTHSHDYLKKQSPALRTILYTNDKAFGPAPYLSKHSHLRALQLFKLRKLPLRPKHLQHLRYLDLSNNEFIKELPKEISIMYNLQTLKLSNCEKLGQLPKDMKYMTNLRHLYTNGCTSLKCMPPDLWQLTSLQTLTYFVASSSPGCCTISELRDLNLGGELELSCLEYVTEEHAKESSLGNKEKLTHLSLVWGDDCIDELDQHRNVLDALKPHAALEFLGICSYGGTTFPTWVKSLIFLQHLTGLHLDGCTMCKEFPQFDQFKALEVLVLKRLNKLQSLCSNSSSAAFPALKDLRLANLELFERWVATEGEKLKFPLLENLRIENCPKLTTLPEAPKVKVVRLEEDKAQLSLSILVSRYMSCLSELFVIVRDTEAAPTPKLDRDPEVSLSELALTGCSFLFPSSPLQHAVGVWKWFGQLVKLHINFCDTLVYWPEEEFQSLVLLKILLIEKCSKLIGPTQVKGCRTRERAQFLPNLTILAIRNCGNLTELFVLPPSLRTLNIDKCVSLEFIVGQDNELESPQHFNTAASLEHCNDLASESIPEPPASPRINPLPCLVYLRLCNCNKIHSMPVQLDTLKCLNIKNCSGLESLDCLGDLPLLETLFLLRCKKLASVPGSTGNYSALERIIIEYCPAVNIKPLYAHLQRRRDSLEHEDISRAGLSNPDEGPKLWEPKSWKYVIPGLRREY; encoded by the coding sequence ATGGCTGAGTATGCAGTTGGGCCGCTGATCTCCATGCTGAAGGATAAGGTGTCCAGCTACCTTCTGCAGCGCTACAAGGTCATGGATGGCATGGAGGAGCAGCGTGAGATCCTTGAGCGCAAGCTTCCGGCCATCTTGAACATCATTgaagatgtggaggaggaagtAGCTTACCGTTCTGGGGTAAGCGCTTGGCTCAAAGCGCTCAAGAAGGTGGCCTGCAAGGCGAACGATGTCTTCGACGAGTTCAAGTACGAGGCTCTCCGGCGTGGCGCCAAGGAGAAGGGACACTACAAGAAGCTTGGCTTTGATATTGTAAGCCTCTTCCCTGCTCACAACCCCATTGTGTTTCGTTACAGGATGGGCAAGAAGTTGTGCAGGATTGTACGCATCATCGAGGTCCTTGTCGAAGAGATGAATACCCTTGGATTCAAACACCTGCAGCCAGCACCACCATCCAAGCAGTGGCGTATCACAGATTCTGTAATAATTGACTCCGAGGAGGATATTGTTAGTAGGTCTAGAgacgaagagaagaagaagatTGTGAGTATATTAATTGGTCAAGCTAGCGATGGGAGCGATCTCATTGTCCTTCCCATTGTTGGAATGGGTGGGCTGGGCAAGACCACCTTCGCTCAGCTTGTCTACAATGACCCTGCAATCAAGGAGTATTTTCAGCTCCGAAGATGGTGTTGTGTGTCAGATGATTTTGAGGTTGTTAAGATTGCAAACAGCATCTGTGAGACCAATGAGAATGATCGTGACAAGGCATTGCAGAACCTTCAGAATGAAGTAAGTGGGAAGAGATACTTTATTGTGTTGGATGATGTATGGAATGAAGATGCTGACAAGTGGAAAAAATTGAGGACCTGTCTGAAGCATGGTTGCAAGGGTAGTGCAGTACTGATGACCACTCGTAAAGAGAAAGTAGCTGAAATTATGAAGATGTGTATTGATGATAGTCATGATCTTGGAAAGCTACCTAAAGTATTTCTGAAGGAAATATTTGAGAGTAGAGCATTCTTTTCGCAAAAGCCAAACGCTGCTGAGCTAGGTGACACAGTTGAAAAGATTCTGGACAGATGTGGGGGCTCTCCTTTAGCTGCCAAAGCCTTTGGATCTATGCTGAGTACCAAGACTAGCATGAAAGAATGGATGAACATACTAACCAGAAGCAATAGCTGCGATGCGAAGAAAGAAGTTTTACCTATACTCAAGCTCAGCTATGAGGACTTGCCATCACACTTGAAACAGTGCTTTGCTTTTTGTGCAGTCTTTCCAAAAGATTATGAGATTGATTTGGAAATTTTAATCCAGCTATGGATGGCACATGATTTCATACCACTTAAAGAAGGCGACAATCTTGAAAAGGTTGGCAGAGAAATTTTTAACGAGCTAACTTGGAGGTCATTTTTTCAAGATGTCAAGCGATCCCATCCTAAGGAAAAACAGAGTGAGCTCCGTTCTAGAACAGTATGCAAAATACATGAtcttatgcatgatattgccttGTCTGTTATGGGAAAATCTTGTCTTACTATAGTTGATAGGCCTGATCAAAAGGAGCTATTGTCAGCTGGCGCTACTCACCACCTGTTCTCATCATATCATTTCACTGGAACTCATTCGCATGATTATCTAAAGAAACAGTCTCCAGCTCTCCGGACAATATTGTATACAAATGATAAAGCTTTTGGTCCAGCCCCATACTTGTCAAAGCACAGTCATCTGCGGGCACTGCAACTCTTTAAATTGAGAAAACTTCCACTCCGACCAAAGCACTTGCAGCACTTGAGGTATCTTGATCTCTCAAATAATGAGTTTATCAAAGAGCTTCCCAAGGAAATAAGCATAATGTATAATCTACAAACTCTTAAACTTTCCAATTGCGAGAAACTTGGTCAACTTCCAAAGGATATGAAGTATATGACAAATCTCCGCCACCTCTATACTAATGGATGCACATCATTGAAGTGCATGCCTCCAGACCTCTGGCAACTCACTTCTCTACAGACTCTAACATATTTTGTGGCGAGTTCTAGTCCTGGTTGCTGTACTATCAGTGAACTACGGGACTTAAATCTTGGTGGTGAATTAGAGCTATCTTGTCTTGAATATGTAACTGAAGAACATGCTAAAGAATCCAGTCTTGGAAATAAGGAGAAACTCACACACTTATCTCTTGTATGGGGTGATGATTGCATTGACGAACTGGATCAGCATAGGAATGTGCTTGATGCTCTTAAACCTCATGCTGCGCTAGAGTTTCTAGGAATATGTTCCTACGGAGGTACTACTTTCCCGACATGGGTGAAAAGTCTTATTTTTCTGCAGCATTTGACCGGGCTCCACCTAGATGGTTGTACAATGTGCAAGGAGTTTCCACAATTCGATCAATTTAAGGCCCTTGAAGTTCTCGTTTTGAAAAGGCTGAACAAATTGCAAAGCCTATGCAGTAACAGTTCATCTGCAGCATTTCCAGCACTAAAGGATCTCAGATTAGCAAATTTGGAATTGTTTGAGAGATGGGTGGCAACAGAAGGAGAAAAACTAAAATTTCCTCTTCTTGAGAATCTTCGAATTGAGAACTGCCCAAAGCTGACAACTCTGCCTGAAGCACCAAAAGTCAAAGTTGTACGGCTAGAAGAAGACAAGGCTCAACTATCCTTATCAATATTAGTATCCAGGTACATGTCTTGCTTGTCCGAGTTATTTGTGATTGTCCGTGATACAGAAGCAGCACCAACACCGAAGCTTGATCGAGATCCTGAAGTATCTCTTTCAGAATTGGCATTGACTGGTTGCAGCTTTTTGTTCCCATCAAGTCCATTGCAGCATGCAGTTGGGGTGTGGAAATGGTTTGGTCAGCTTGTGAAGTTGCATATAAATTTTTGTGATACACTCGTCTACTGGCCTGAAGAAGAGTTCCAGAGCTTGGTATTACTCAAGATTCTGCTCATTGAAAAGTGTAGCAAGCTAATAGGCCCCACCCAGGTGAAAGGTTGCCGTACTCGAGAAAGAGCTCAATTCCTGCCAAATTTAACAATACTAGCCATAAGAAATTGTGGAAACTTAACAGAGCTTTTCGTGCTCCCACCATCTCTCAGGACTCTGAACATTGATAAGTGTGTTAGTCTTGAGTTTATAGTGGGGCAGGATAATGAGTTAGAGAGTCCACAACACTTCAATACAGCAGCATCATTGGAACACTGCAATGACCTTGCATCTGAAAGTATTCCAGAGCCACCAGCTTCACCCAGAATTAATCCATTGCCATGTCTGGTGTATTTAAGATTATGCAACTGTAACAAGATTCATTCTATGCCAGTGCAGTTGGATACACTCAAGTGTCTGAATATTAAGAATTGCAGCGGGCTGGAGTCACTGGATTGTTTGGGCGACCTACCTTTACTGGAGACATTATTCCTTCTGAGATGCAAAAAACTGGCATCTGTACCAGGTAGTACTGGGAACTACTCAGCCCTTGAGAGGATCATAATTGAATACTGCCCAGCTGTAAATATAAAACCACTTTATGCACACCTCCAACGACGGCGAGATAGCCTTGAACACGAGGATATATCTCGTGCGGGTTTAAGCAATCCTGATGAAG